One stretch of Ornithinimicrobium ciconiae DNA includes these proteins:
- a CDS encoding DivIVA domain-containing protein has product MTTPGARPQFRTARAFQSGYATEDVDAFLDEVFSALASGRQVPNIEAARFKTARGRAGYDMDEVDRFLDDLLAGLSGGEIAEPTAEEQARAQALREAMDPFRRDQP; this is encoded by the coding sequence GTGACGACACCGGGAGCACGACCACAGTTCCGCACTGCCCGAGCATTCCAGAGCGGATATGCCACTGAAGATGTCGATGCCTTCCTCGATGAGGTCTTCAGCGCTCTCGCGAGTGGGCGACAGGTCCCCAACATCGAGGCTGCGCGCTTCAAGACCGCACGGGGCAGGGCCGGCTATGACATGGATGAGGTTGACCGCTTCCTCGATGATCTCTTGGCCGGACTCAGCGGGGGCGAGATCGCCGAGCCGACTGCCGAGGAGCAGGCCCGGGCGCAAGCCTTGCGGGAGGCGATGGACCCGTTCCGACGCGACCAGCCCTGA
- a CDS encoding DUF4333 domain-containing protein, which yields MGSWSGRRAAGLLAVVLTLAACSRGEVPAGDLQQSVRDGLATEGVELRSVTCPSGVASQLGASVVCQVEFWEENALGEPVDRVRIVVTSVEGDQVRYRLEPLAVGVADDAEAPSPAP from the coding sequence GTGGGCAGCTGGAGTGGGCGACGGGCAGCAGGCCTGCTGGCTGTCGTGCTGACACTGGCCGCCTGCTCCAGGGGGGAGGTGCCCGCCGGTGACCTGCAGCAGAGCGTGCGTGACGGGCTGGCGACCGAGGGCGTCGAGCTGCGGTCGGTCACCTGTCCTTCGGGCGTCGCCTCACAGCTCGGTGCCTCCGTGGTCTGTCAGGTGGAGTTCTGGGAGGAGAACGCGCTCGGTGAGCCCGTTGACCGGGTGCGCATCGTGGTGACGTCGGTCGAGGGCGACCAGGTCCGTTATCGCCTCGAGCCGCTTGCCGTCGGGGTTGCCGATGACGCCGAGGCGCCCAGTCCGGCACCATAG
- a CDS encoding RNA polymerase sigma factor codes for MPRLPRADRAADAALLAGLTVADPQAAAAFVRRFQGAVYGLALSITRDPGLAEDVSQEAFVKAWRAASTYDVRRASVLTWLLTITRNTAIDAVRSRRPVPMGAELLDQLIEDSLRSPDLAESAVHRLETERAIAHLHHLSPDQARAVVLAVIGGCTAAEVSQREHIPLGTAKTRIRDGLRRLRAAYAGGDLEVDHG; via the coding sequence ATGCCGCGCCTGCCACGAGCCGACCGGGCAGCCGATGCCGCGCTGCTCGCCGGGCTGACGGTGGCGGACCCGCAGGCCGCCGCCGCCTTCGTCAGACGGTTCCAGGGGGCGGTCTATGGCCTGGCGCTGAGCATCACCCGCGACCCGGGGTTGGCCGAGGATGTGAGTCAGGAGGCGTTCGTGAAGGCCTGGCGTGCGGCGAGCACCTATGACGTGAGGCGTGCCTCGGTGCTGACCTGGCTGCTCACCATCACCCGCAACACCGCGATCGACGCGGTGCGTTCCCGGCGACCGGTGCCGATGGGAGCGGAGCTGCTCGACCAGCTGATCGAGGACTCACTGCGATCCCCGGACCTGGCCGAGTCAGCGGTCCACCGGCTGGAGACCGAGCGGGCCATCGCCCACCTGCATCACCTCTCTCCGGACCAGGCCCGCGCTGTGGTGCTGGCAGTCATCGGCGGGTGCACCGCGGCAGAGGTCAGTCAGCGCGAGCACATCCCTCTGGGCACCGCCAAGACGCGGATCCGGGACGGGCTGCGGAGACTTCGCGCCGCGTATGCCGGGGGAGACCTGGAGGTGGACCATGGCTGA
- a CDS encoding COG4315 family predicted lipoprotein, which yields MHRSLMLWPACLLAATVLTACGSDDPDQSDTPTPREGSSQESTGGDETSEDTAASDDTADDSQDTAMGPGPVVTTADTDLGTILVDGDGMTLYLFTQDSPNSSVCLDDCLVAWPILEGEPSAGGDADDSKLGSLERADGTVQATYNDWPLYYFAQDQAPGDVTGQGVNDVWWVLDTDGEAITGATGDDASNGYDY from the coding sequence ATGCACCGTTCATTGATGCTCTGGCCGGCGTGCCTGCTCGCCGCCACAGTGCTGACCGCCTGCGGCAGTGACGACCCTGACCAGTCTGACACCCCGACCCCCAGGGAGGGCAGCTCACAGGAGTCCACCGGTGGCGACGAGACCAGTGAGGACACTGCGGCCTCTGACGACACTGCTGATGACTCGCAGGACACGGCGATGGGTCCCGGCCCGGTCGTCACCACCGCCGACACTGATCTCGGCACGATCCTGGTCGACGGGGACGGTATGACCCTGTATCTGTTCACCCAGGACAGCCCGAACAGTTCGGTGTGCCTCGACGACTGCCTCGTGGCCTGGCCCATCCTGGAGGGCGAGCCGAGCGCGGGCGGCGACGCCGATGACAGCAAGCTCGGGTCGCTCGAGCGCGCGGACGGCACGGTCCAGGCGACCTACAACGACTGGCCGCTGTACTACTTCGCGCAGGATCAGGCGCCCGGCGACGTCACTGGTCAGGGCGTCAACGACGTGTGGTGGGTCCTGGACACCGACGGGGAAGCCATCACCGGAGCAACCGGCGACGACGCCTCCAACGGTTACGACTACTGA